Proteins encoded by one window of Methanobacterium sp. CWC-01:
- a CDS encoding DUF2124 family protein, translated as MEPKEEFKGITGNLMAFKKEVAEANKVTFAGLPGVCTPFAELFAYVIRDKESVFITGVDAKTAKKMEMTPQGIQLTDDTDPRADVLAILGGLSMPKANLEVEDIEKLKDEVLKEGGKMIGLCYMSMFQQVGWDEKLDFDCIIDGHLSGEILR; from the coding sequence ATGGAACCGAAAGAAGAATTTAAGGGGATAACTGGAAATTTAATGGCGTTCAAAAAGGAAGTAGCTGAAGCCAATAAGGTAACCTTCGCTGGCTTACCCGGGGTGTGCACCCCATTTGCCGAACTCTTTGCCTATGTAATCCGGGATAAAGAATCCGTTTTCATAACCGGGGTCGATGCTAAAACTGCCAAGAAGATGGAAATGACCCCCCAGGGGATTCAATTAACCGACGATACTGATCCTCGCGCCGATGTTCTAGCTATTTTAGGGGGCCTATCCATGCCCAAAGCCAACCTAGAAGTGGAAGACATCGAAAAACTAAAAGATGAAGTGTTGAAAGAGGGGGGCAAAATGATCGGCCTGTGTTACATGAGCATGTTCCAACAAGTGGGTTGGGATGAGAAACTGGACTTTGATTGTATAATAGATGGCCATTTGAGTGGGGAAATCTTAAGATAG